In one window of Branchiostoma lanceolatum isolate klBraLanc5 chromosome 15, klBraLanc5.hap2, whole genome shotgun sequence DNA:
- the LOC136420631 gene encoding syntaxin-17-like — MSSFDDFEESLKRPVADDTPKQPIKILEPALKNFTKIAIPHTLEKLNTHKINIEKYQRSGKWDKLNAEQIDASRALQQLKATMRDMDRTRQQIREEDVEMFDRRVTPVREEAFRAVSEFMEMYAEPMEPLGDGEPVIIPHQPGKQGGAKKTNRGVERQDHTSPDVSTVNLEQEQKQLPSIPQDQPALQSWGNLREDLVELNDLIHEFSTMVHEQGEKVDRIQDHVEQAHGNVQSGVKELGKAAKYKAAMFPVAGALIGGVLGGPIGLVAGLKIGAGAAVGGGILGFAGGSMWKKRQSKQLDIELDKMSDRQSQSYPDFKTTPSGDVTQSDTGYHRRPSA; from the exons ATGTCGAGTTTCGATGACTTTGAAGAAAGTCTAAAGCGGCCAGTGGCTGATGACACACCAAAACAACCCATCAAAATTCTGGAACCAGCTCTAAAAAACTTCACAAAAATCGCCATTCCGCACACTTTAGAGAAACTAAACACGCACAAGATCAACATAGAAAAG tacCAGAGAAGTGGAAAATGGGACAAGCTGAATGCAGAACAGATTGATGCCAGCCGTGCGCTCCAG CAATTGAAAGCGACCATGAGGGATATGGACCGAACCCGGCAGCAGATTCGTGAGGAGGATGTGGAGATGTTTGACAGGAGGGTGACGCCGGTGAGGGAGGAGGCCTTCAGAGCCGTGTCAGAGTTCATGGAGATGTACGCTGAACCGATGGAACCTCTGGGGGACGGCGAACCTGTCATTATACCACATCAACCTGGTAAACAAG GAGGTGCAAAGAAAACTAACAGAGGGGTAGAAAGACAAGATCACACCTCACCTGATGTTTCCACTGTAAATCTGGAACAGGAGCAGAAACAATTACCCAGCATTCCTCAGGACCAGCCTGCCCTGCAGTCATGGGGGAACCTGAGAGAG GATCTGGTAGAGTTGAATGACCTCATCCACGAATTTTCTACTATGGTCCAT GAACAAGGAGAAAAGGTGGACAGGATACAGGACCATGTAGAACAGGCTCATGGGAATGTGCAGTCTGGGGTCAAGGAACTCggaaag GCTGCTAAGTACAAGGCCGCCATGTTCCCCGTGGCGGGGGCTCTGATTGGTGGAGTGCTCGGGGGGCCGATCGGACTGGTGGCCGGGCTGAAGATCGGGGCGGGGGCAGCTGTGGGTGGAGGAATACTGG GTTTTGCTGGAGGTTCCATGTGGAAGAAACGACAGTCCAAACAGCTGGACATCGAGCTAGACAAGATGTCGGACCGACAGAGTCAGAGTTATCCCGACTTCAAAACCACGCCGAGCGGCGACGTCACCCAATCAGACACGGGATACCACAGACGACCGTCCGCGTAG